A segment of the Hemicordylus capensis ecotype Gifberg chromosome 6, rHemCap1.1.pri, whole genome shotgun sequence genome:
gggagaattttGGAGTAAAGGGAAAGCAACAGAGAAagtccttccatgggccctagtactatggacctctctgagaccaggggccaaaagaagggcaacctgggaagatctcacaggacgggacaggaTTTGccgggagaggtggtcctgaagataagcaggtgctaagccctgaaggatTTTAAAGGTGAGAggcaacactttgaattggacccagaagcaaataggtaacctgTGCAGTgaccgcaagagaggtgtcacactatcatatctcctagcgcccataagcaggcgggctgctgcattctggaccaactgaagcttctgggtcatctacaaaggcaaccccaggtagagcgcattagaGTAATCCAGACGaaagatgatgagggcatgagttactgttgccagggcctgctggtcgagatagggccgcaactggcggacgagccgaagctgggcaaaggcacctctggccactagtTTATGGCTATTATTTTTATCCTTGAGGGTCTTGGACTTACACTTCTGCATTCCAACTGCCATGGAATCCCCTGCCCATGCCATCctcagagagatagatagatagatagatagatagatagatagatagatagatagatagatagatagatagatagattcttccaTATTGGTAACAGTATTTCCAATATTGAGGTCAATTTATCATGTAACCAATATTAAGATTGCTCAATTCCTAAAACATGTTGTGTTTCTTGATTTTAATATTAACTAGGTGAAGTATAAAAGGATTCAACCAAAATGTTCTTCTTGAacatcaaaaaacaaaacaatactttGTAAGAAACACAGAGGCATTGTGAAAGACAGAGGACCATATGCTCCCATGTCCTGATATGCATTTCTCAGTCAATACTGGGGTTAAGGAAAAACTGGCCAGCTTtctgactaaggaagcaccagtgcagcagtcTTGGATGAAGAATGTGGGAAGGATGCAATTTCTACCTCCTTCCACAGCTGTCTACAACATGCAAAAACACGTCCCTGAGcatgagggacatattttgggtagTGCAGGCAGCTGTAGAATGGAGGGGAGATTATTCTCCCCTCTGTGTGTCCTAGTaaggactatttatttatttacattgacAGTGGTACCGTAACAGGATTGCCTAATTGCTGTCAGTTTTATTGAGGCATGATGCTGAGATATTGCATTTAAGAACATGTTTCAGCCACTAGTGTATAGCATCAAAGCTGACATCTGCTAACTTTGAACATCAGTATTAGGTTtttattttatgcattaaagaggtcattgAGAAAGCTTGTGGAGTTGGGAAGATGTGTATCTCAATGTTGTTAtattgtctttctttctttctttctttctttctttctttctttctttctttctttctttctttcttataataTAATGTAATACTGTTGCAACAATGCTTCCTTAGTCAAGATGCTATAGCCACTCTGTCTGTAATAACATCAAGACACAGCATAGATGATATTACTAAACACTGAGAGGAGATGTATGAGGGCTTCTAGTGCATCCTCGCAGATTCAACTAATGCATGCTCTTTATTAGTTAGTATGTCAGCTATATTCAGTAATAATGTCCAGAGGTGCTTCTATTACACATTACTGACAGGCATTGAGATGACTAATAAAATTGAGTATGCATGTAAATCAAATGTGATATGCTTTCTACTCAATTATAAACATCTGTTTGTaacttatccccccccctttatatttcttctggaaaaggaAATGGAAAACCAAACCACAGTGACATATTTTGTTCTTTTGGGATTTTCACACAAACCACCAATCCAGATgttcctcttcttcaccttttccttaATATATTTGCTAACGCTGCTGGGTAATATGATGATTATGATTGTGATAAGAAGCAACAGAAACCTCCACAgccccatgtacttcttcctgaGCCATTTATCTTTTCTTGATATCTGCTTTTCTTCAGTCACGGTGCCTAAGCTGCTCACAAATTTCTATGGAAGCAAGAGAATTTCATACAGTGGCTGCATTGCCCAGGTGTTCTTCATCTTTCTGATAGGAACCACTGAAGCTTTCATTCTTGCAGCCATGGCTTTTGACCGATACACAGCCATATGCAAGCCCATGCATTATGTGCAAATCATGAACAGTGTATTTTGTAGATTGCTGGTGGGAAGTGCATGGGCAATATGTTCCCTACATGCAATGATAAATACATTATCCCTCCTGAACCTAGTGTTCTGTGGCCCAAACATCATCAAACATTTTAGCTGTGAACTCCCATCTCTGCTTGCCTTATCTTGCATGGAGACTTTCCTCAACAGGATTACCCTTTTTATTACTTGTAGTACTGTAGCAGCTTTATCATGCACTGTTATTCTGGCATCCTATATCCAAATCATCTCTACAGTCCTGAAGATGCATTCAGCAGCAGCTAAACGGAAAACCTTCTCCACCTGCAGTTCCCACTTCATTGTTGTGATACTATTTTTTGGCACTGCCTCCTTTAGGTATATGAGTCCAACCTCGACCTACTCAGCCATTGTGGATGAATTCTTTTCCATCCAATACAGCATTTCAACCCCAATGTTAAACCCCATTATTTACAGCCTAAAAACCAAGGAGGTGAAGGAAGCCATCAAGAAACTAATTGGGTACAAGTCACTGATGTCTGACGTTATGTAAGATTAAGGAAATAAATGATTGATTGGAGTTGGGTTGTAAAATAAATGCATTGATATTTCTCAGACTTGATTCAAAGCCCTTGGACTTATGTGCATTAGTGCTCCATAGTAATTCAAGCTCTAAAGAGGCAAGCTTGATTTGTGTGTATCTGTTTCTGCTACTGTTTAACAAGCTGATAGTTTGAGTGTTTTATGAGAAATCTATTCTTGTTTTAAATGGCTGTGAAAAGGATATTGAACTCTTGTGTTATCCCTACAGATTGCCAAAGCCACTTTCTTTGAATTAGATTATGGCTGCCCCAAAAATCCACTCCTGTGGGAATacatggaggctctacacacgagtgGTTTGTAAAGCCAGGAGGGTTTTTGGCAGAGAAAGTAGGTCAAGcgcgctctccctgcacatgggcagaagcttgccctgggtggccggatcggccacccacacaattaccatcTCTGTCACAgaacctggcccccagaagtctcagaatgccccacacgagtggGTAACCCTCGACACCaagaggcttgttggagcctcctggtcggtggtctcctcgtgagtccCCATGGCATGGAGCTACGCCGTGGTGACTGACAATCTACTAAAAGGGGTTAGTGGTGTGCATGCTCTACCTTATTTAAGggaggggcaattaagcgggctaACCGCTGGAAGCCGCAGAGGtaaatgggctgggctcccttagcccggtttcctccaCATGTGTGAAAAGCCTCATGGAGTTACCATTTTCCCCTCCTGAATGACCCCCCAAGGTCATGATGAATTTCATTTCTCTAGTGCATTCCAGGACAAAAAAGAATGACAAAGAGTAGAAGCCAATTACTGAGAAAACCAGCAGCACTTCCACCTCTGTGACTTTTCTGGTTGAAAGAGAAAAAAAGGTTTACCATAAGCCAACCCTCAACAAAGAATATCTGCTTTTTTCATAGGGTCCCCAGAAAACCTCTGTGATTTTTTTCCCACCCTTAGACTTTGTACTTCACCTCTGTGCTAgtcatgcttttttttttatcCTACAGTGTATGGTTGcagacttcctttttgttcttcACATATCATACTGGCACAGGAGTGCCAGTATGGTCAAGATGTGGAGTAGTTTCAACATCCCACCACTTTGAGCCCTGAACAGTTTCCACCATTAtaaccctgaacattctattgcttatacaaTGCAAACCACTTGTCCAATCCGTCTGACCATTTGGACACATCAGCTAGTTGACAAGGGACAACACTGATCTAAATTTGGTGCAGACACATTAACATATGGCTtcgataaagtaaaggtaaatttgtgtcatcgagtcagtgtcgactcctggggcccatagagccctgtggttgtctttggtggaatacaggaggggtttaccattgcctcctccagcgcattatgagaggatgcctttcggcatcttcctatattgctgctgcccgatataggtgtttcccattgccGGGGAAAGATACAGCAGGTTAAACCTTTTCTctttttgaacaggggtttaaacaTGTGGGCAGATATTTTTCATCCTACAGAAGAGATATTTTGCTGAATTTCTTGACATTTTAAGTGATGTCAGCAGTTAGGCTCCATGGTCAAGGAGAGCCTTTTATATTTATGTCAAATACTAATTCAATGGTTTgtgttatttttgttattttttatctGAAGTTGTGATTTTACATGCATGAAATGCATCTTCACTCATGGTACACAGTCTGTGCAATAGGGCTTTTGAAGTTGAGATGCCCACAGCAGTGCCCAGAATCAACATGGTGGCCAGCTCTTACCCTGTCTGAGCCGGGAGCACAGCACTTCACCTCTCTTTCCCTGAtctcttttttctctcctccccccattgGTTCAGCCTTTGCAGTGGGGGAAATTATTCATTGCATTCCCAAGAGGCAAACACTGGCCATTGCATTGTATTTGGGGCAGTGGGTGATGTTGGCCATTGCAATGCTAGGATGATGCTTGAAATCCAGCCTTGCCTTGTGAGGTGAGGGGCACATTGGGCATTGCATTGCTTTTAAAGGTAGCTTTAGCCTTTACAATGCAGGGGGAGGCTTGAAAGCCAGCCttgctgtgtgtgtttgtctgtgtgagagagagtgagagagggagattgcattgcattgcattgtactGGGTTGTGGAGGGGGGTAACATTGGGCATTGCTTTGGTGGGTAGGTGAAATCTGGCATTGCATTGCCTTACTGGGCCCCTATGAATGCAGTGATTACATTGCTGAGAAAACAGCAATTGCATTGCATTGGAGGGGGTGAAATTATTGACTACATGGACATTGGATGAAGGAGTAATGCATCCGGGCAAGcatccaacaggtgcagcttccccaatcacttcctagagatgccacgATGAATTTCTGTCTAATGCAGCTCCACAAGGCACAATGTTTCTGCAAAATGCCACCTCTATAGCAACTGTCCGGTCAGAAATTCAACTGGTCCCTAATACAGCCACAATCATTTTCGACAGATATACCAGATGTTTTTTTGTCTGATGTATCTCCACAAGGTACAGTTCTTCCCCCAAATGCTTTATAATATAGCAAATgtctaggcagaaattcaagacaTATAGCTATTTTGCATATCATTCCTCCAGTACTCTTTTCTCCCTCCTACCTTCACACAGCTATCAATGCAAGAGCTGCCTAGTCCTCAATCTGAATGGCTGAATGATAGGAAAGATTGCTAGGATGGAAGTCTTCCTGACTTTGAGCCCTGCATTTAACTATGCTTCACTGCATGGCAAttcagaagaagaagatggggagcGTTGCCCGGTTAGCTTACAACATGCTGACACATTTCCTCCCCTTAAAGAGCAAAAAGAATCTAtttcaggggtggggaggagcatgTTTGTAAATTATGCTCCCTCCTCTATTTGTTTTAGATCTGAATGGACTAGCTGTCCTTGTTGCTCATTTTTCCCTCCTATCCTTCCATTTGCAGTCGGAAATGCCACCTACATTTGCTTTGTTcttaaaagtaatttttaaaatgaggctgtgcacatggggAGAGCAGGAGCCTGactccccacacatgatctccCTCCCCACTTCACCCTGCCACTCACACATTGCACAcattgtacactgtacacttgcagCCCGTCTGTGTTCACAGTTTTTTtctggaaagagagctggtcttgtggtagcaagcatgacttgtccccttcagctaagcaggatccaccctggatgcatacgAAAGggcgactagaagtgtgagcgctgtaagatattccccttaggggatagagctgttctgggaagagcatctaggctccaagttccttccctggcatctccaagatagggctgagagagattcctgcctgcaaccttggagaagctgctgccagtctgtgtagacaatactgagtgagatggacctatgggctgactcagtatatggcagcttcctatgttccagattgCATACAAGCAGTGCTGTGGTGAGCCGGAAGAGAAAGTCCACTGGCATCCCTCAATGGACCActccaggagcatggtgcattgagggatcctccttcAGCCACGTCCTCTTGCTGCCCAACTCGTTGTATGCTAGGGCTGCGTGCAGACACACAACCCCAGCACTGGGGCCGAGGACACTaccacacccttaaccctggctaaaggctggggtaaaagtAAGGGTTAGGCAGGGCAAGAGTGCTGGGGTCAGGAACAATgctggctctccacacaagcagagtacccagaatgttgggggcaatatgctaaatcattgtaaacctcttagagagctccggctatagagcggtatataaatgtaagtgctattgctataaaccaggctgggctgccctagcctgggttaggctgctcttgagaataacccctgctaactgggcaaagaggcaccttttaccatggtgattctctttatttagcagggggagagtaactggccctgtccacccccagcacagtacttccagtgactgttgctggtgtgtgtcttatgtttctttttagaatgtgagccctttggggacagggagccatcttatttgtttattatttctctttgtaaaccaccctgagccatttttggaagggcagtatagaaatcaaattatttatttatttatttatttatttatttatttatttatttatttatttatatgctatTACTGTACCAGAGATCAGTCTGCAaaataaatcattcattcattcattcatttacttatttatttatgtaaaatatttctatactgcccaaaacttgtgtctctgggtggtttaccattaaaatcatttaaaacattaaatcaattaacaattaaaatcatttaaaaggttaaaacatctaaaacccagtattagaattatttaaaactataaatctaattaaaagcctgggtgaataaatgtttcttcagtgcctttttaaaagttgccagagatggggaggctcttatttcaataggtagcgcattccaaagtcccggggctgcaacggagaaggcccgttcccgagtagccgccagacgggttggcagcagccacagtcaaacctctctagatgatcttagcaggcggtggcactcatggcgaagaagacgttctcttaaatacccaggacctaggctgtttagggctttatcagtaataaccagcaccttgtattttgcccagaaatgtattgttaaccagtgcaattccttcaagacaggagtaatatggtctctcctagatgactccgagaccaacctggctgcctcattctgaaccaactgcagtttccggactatgtacaaagacagccccacatagagcgcattgcagtaatccagcctagagtaAATGAGTATGCAATCTATTCTGTTTGCAGGCTCGCTATACTTTTCTGGTGGATATAAAGTTGGTCAGGCTGAATCAAATACTTGATTCAGCTGCCTGCAATTCCTCCAGATGGTGATGCCAGTTTTGGCTGATGTGAAAGGAATTGGTGTCAGCCTGGACAGCTTTCCGAGACTGAAAATGCCTGTTGATTCCATTGGAGGTGATTTGAGCACTATATCTGGATAGGGAAGCACTGCACCTTGTAGAGATAACTCTTCTCTTAATCTTATTTCACAAGTAAGTTACTCCACAAAGTATAGTGCTCTACACTCCTGCTTCTCAAAtgcgctctccctctctctctctctctctctctctctctctctctctctctccacaaaaGTTGTCCTGGGGAACATGCATGATTGTTTACAGGTTAGATAAAAAGCAAAAGTGCTTTCTTAATCAACAAAATGCCTGTCCCATGAGTACATACATTATATAAATTGCACACAGTTACTCCCAAAGGAAACACCAATTTCAGATACAGTCCCAGAATATAAATCTATGTTTTAAATGTAGCTGTACAGGCTCTTTGCACCTAGAGGCAAAACAAAAAGCATTACAAACACAAACTAATTCCGACTGAAGTCTAGTTTGATTTGGATCATGCCATGGGTTGTTTCCTCTGAACatttagaaagaaaaaagatgacaCGAAAAAGAGAGAAATACATTCCTTGTTGTACATTATCTTATCAGCCTTCATATGTacgaattcaggtaaatacatctTCTTATGCAAGGTATTCCATGTGATGGTTATCCATTCTTAGTTTTAAATGGAGGAGTCGGTGATTGCTAATTAGATTAGATCCATCTATGTCTTTAAACCTTTATATGCAAATCAATGACAAGATTCAAATTAACATGGAAAATAACAAgtaaacaatacaataaaatcaaaGAGTTCTCTAAGCCTTTCAAATCTACTTCGGAAAACTATGTCCCAGATATGCGATCTCACTTTTGATGAAGCAGAAATAGCAGAAGCAGATTCATTTTGCACAGCTGAAAAAAGCACAAATCTCCATTCCTCCCCTCAGTTCTAGATTCTGACATATTAAGATTTTGTTTTCATCTTAGAGAAAGTGAAGGTGCTTACTACTTCTTTGGAGTCTGCCAAGTCCTTTCAgtttcaaactgaactggatcaAAATAATTATGTTGGTATAGGAAAGAGTGAAAATCATGCTACCATgacaaattctctctctctttttttgccccGCCCCCCCAACTGTGGCAGACTTGAGAAGTCAAAAATGAAAATATATATGAGTTAAGAAATCTTATAACTGAAAATTATTTTGTaacatattttttctttttggagTCTGTTGTGGTGAATAAACTATACAGTGGACAGTAGTGGTCTAATCTGGGTCTGAAATTATTTTGTGTTTCACCTAATGTGGATTTTCGTGGCAAATATGAAAGAACGGCAGAGGAATTTCAAGGAGGGGAAGGAATAACAAGTGTGTTGGTAAGAATA
Coding sequences within it:
- the LOC128331155 gene encoding olfactory receptor 1G1-like, with product MENQTTVTYFVLLGFSHKPPIQMFLFFTFSLIYLLTLLGNMMIMIVIRSNRNLHSPMYFFLSHLSFLDICFSSVTVPKLLTNFYGSKRISYSGCIAQVFFIFLIGTTEAFILAAMAFDRYTAICKPMHYVQIMNSVFCRLLVGSAWAICSLHAMINTLSLLNLVFCGPNIIKHFSCELPSLLALSCMETFLNRITLFITCSTVAALSCTVILASYIQIISTVLKMHSAAAKRKTFSTCSSHFIVVILFFGTASFRYMSPTSTYSAIVDEFFSIQYSISTPMLNPIIYSLKTKEVKEAIKKLIGYKSLMSDVM